A single genomic interval of Schistocerca americana isolate TAMUIC-IGC-003095 chromosome 2, iqSchAmer2.1, whole genome shotgun sequence harbors:
- the LOC124596519 gene encoding uncharacterized protein LOC124596519 — translation MSCAAPHGVQCALTYNTRSFWVLAMSVVRPRRCACLSATWTCVVVLALCSAALGRIDGNENGGRLCTGPGCVDGVDPSYQDEVTRIRRTIDDNEISQDTDAFHWKLGDIGIVSDKLSVYKDSEGDYKAVEDVKFESDNADGALESTYTIDLQPQDSKSVGNKQKIVYSYPYVVFRRIGDGRKVVGNEDAIYKDGTSYVVFGNSDERTEHHDGWESENVHSHSASDKTGSGEMFHDILNDFLKTITSINLTPHEESTATITSINLTPHEESTPDKRNEMSNAVKVALEIIKELFTNPNEMQKNVGSVPRESINSGTFLNGMYRGYTSPFGGYWGPWGWQSASEPSGDVSIIDRLLASMISGMLEDAMPRKPSRTSSVSPWCPFTEIRRLPEAQPSEGLVPPELMWLIAMTESLPLETQTQR, via the exons tagtcCGGCCACGACGGTGCGCCTGCTTGTCCGCCACGTGGACCTGTGTGGTGGTCCTCGCTTTATGCTCAGCTGCTCTTGGCAGAATTGACGGCAATGAGAACGGAGGTCGGCTCTGCACAGGCCCTGGATGTGTTGACGGGGTCGACCCCTCATACCAG GATGAAGTGACCAGGATACGCCGTACTATCGATGACAACGAAATATCTCAGGACACCGACGCGTTCCACTGGAAACTTGGTGACATCGGCATCGTATCTGACAAACTGAGCGTTTATAAGGATAGCGAAGGCGACTACAAGGCAGTTGAAGATGTGAAATTTGAATCTGATAACGCGGATGGCGCTCTTGAGAGTACATACACTATtgatttgcagcctcaggactctAAGAGTGTTGGTAACAAACAGAAAATCGTTTACAGTTACCCGTATGTCGTCTTTCGGAGAATCGGTGATGGGAGGAAGGTGGTGGGTAACGAAGATGCGATTTACAAGGACGGCACCTCGTACGTTGTATTTGGAAATTCTGACGAACGCACTGAGCATCATGACGGATGGGAGTCCGAAAATGTTCACTCACATTCAGCCAGTGACAAAACTGGGAGCGGAGAAATGTTCCACGATATTCTGAATGACTTCTTGAAAACCATAACATCCATAAATCTCACTCCACATGAAGAGTCAACAGCAACCATAACATCCATAAATCTTACTCCACATGAAGAGTCAACACCAGACAAACGAAACGAAATGTCGAATGCCGTGAAGGTAGCGCTTGAAATAATAAAGGAGCTGTTTACCAACCCCAATGAGATGCAGAAAAACGTCGGCAGTGTTCCCAGGGAGTCTATAAATTCAGGAACCTTTCTTAACGGAATGTATCGTGGCTACACAAGCCCATTTGGCGGGTACTGGGGCCCATGGGGATGGCAGAGTGCGTCTGAGCCATCAGGTGACGTCTCGATCATTGACAGGCTGCTGGCAAGTATGATATCCGGTATGCTGGAAGATGCGATGCCCCGGAAACCCTCAAGGACCAGCAGCGTGTCTCCGTGGTGTCCTTTTACGGAAATACGGCGCCTACCAGAAGCTCAACCCTCTGAAGGACTCGTACCCCCAGAGCTTATGTGGCTGATCGCTATGACGGAATCACTGCCATTGGAAACACAAACACAGCGATGA